From the Carassius carassius chromosome 45, fCarCar2.1, whole genome shotgun sequence genome, one window contains:
- the LOC132127166 gene encoding protein mono-ADP-ribosyltransferase PARP14-like translates to MINSMILREHVSIPIHDPAIAHFTKEDGEMLKAMQRELTVSVRLEKKGQDSVITLEGLTRDVHTADNRIRNMIRKVERKEKRRSEAFFISSMVQWQYQENGRSIKNFDMLTNYDLEEAYRKRQPTVKIKINNDEYEADLVRKEATKRGISIELNRVDLQAAAGAQSPLPSHWEDMTGQPVILINLTAGSKEYADVEKEFRRTNLTFNIIKIERVQNSALWKSYMIKKEELEVKNKHKNNEKLLFHGTDTYKTDQINHHGFNRSFAGMHGAVYGNGTYFAVDPSYSAQGYSKPDANGHKCMYLVRVLVGDFTQGKQGLPVPPAKSSSSVDLYNSVTDNMTNPTMFVIFNDVQAYPEYLITFQQGRAGAYIHPRKILFHSAHNFIW, encoded by the exons ATGATCAACAGCATGATATTACGGGAGCATGTGAGCATCCCAATCCATGATCCAGCCATTGCTCATTTCACCAAAGAGGATGGAGAAATGCTGAAAGCTATGCAGAGGGAGCTCACAGTCAGTGTCCGGCTTGAGAAGAAAGGCCAAGACTCTGTCATCACACTGGAGGGTCTGACAAGAGACGTTCACACTGCAGACAATCGTATTCGAAACATGATCAGAAAGGTGGAAAGAAAGGAAAAACGAAGAAGTGAGGCATTTTTCATTAGCAGTATGGTTCAGTGGCAATATCAGGAAAATGGACGGAGCATCAAAAACTTTGATATGTTGACCAATTATGACCTGGAAGAGGCCTATCGGAAGAGACAGCCTACAGTGAAAATCAAAATTAACAATGATGAATATGAGGCTGATTTAGTTCGGAAAGAGGCCACAAAAAGAGGAATAAGTATTGAACTGAATAGAGTCGATCTGCAAG CTGCAGCTGGAGCTCAAAGCCCTTTGCCCTCACACTGGGAGGACATGACAGGACAGCCAGTTATTCTTATAAATCTCACAGCAGGCTCAAAGGAATATGCAGATGTGGAGAAAGAGTTCAGGAGAACCAATCTAACCTTTAACATCATTAAA atTGAAAGAGTCCAGAACAGTGCACTTTGGAAAAGCTACATGATTAAAAAGGAGGAACTTGAAGTTAAAAACAAGCATAAAAACAACGAAAAACTTCTCTTCCATGGCACTGACACTTATAAGACCGATCAGATCAACCATCACGGCTTCAATCGCAGCTTCGCTGGCATGCATG GAGCCGTGTATGGGAATGGTACATATTTTGCTGTGGACCCAAGTTACTCAGCCCAAGGCTACTCTAAACCTGATGCCAACGGACACAAATGCATGTACCTTGTCAGGGTTCTTGTTGGTGACTTTACTCAAGGAAAACAAGGCCTTCCTGTTCCCCCTGCGAAGAGCTCCAGTAGTGTTGATCTCTATAACAGTGTGACTGATAACATGACCAACCCAACCATGTTTGTGATCTTCAATGATGTACAGGCTTACCCAGAATACCTGATCACCTTCCAGCAGGGCAGGGCTGGGGCTTATATTCATCCCAGGAAAATTTTGTTCCATTCAGCCCATAATTTCATAtggtga
- the LOC132127167 gene encoding uncharacterized protein LOC132127167: MKPIIEKFLKRGKNQIEREKNSVTEDMEISPAMYSLLEQDGMKTVSQHLRIDYNKKMNRLILSGLHTETLAFKNWVLEKKINMKQKSLQINYSVLEFLRSVDCDEMSRDLFISHGITAVYTIENRGVIVIGSTERALKEAEKRINTVLTTKVLVVEDQGVLQMPEWLNLKKQLENLFSTVKKISVLINLSRKRDKVIVTGYRKPVMEVSEYLGRLIEKHTRIVEKVHVKSHAVVDLIKVRKSQDWQHFIKSKEVKVSFDSVRPLIELSGERAFVQQARTFFERMAGGLYTDTLILQKSGAKKYFKDQGKMMLPILLKEKRFVVVLQEDDMLEEEGDLFQAEEWNQRMIRRFGKKVENDKRVLTELKVI, translated from the exons ATGAAACCCATCATAGAGAAGTTTTTGAAGAGAGGAAAAAatcaaatagagagagagaagaacagtGTGACAGAGGACATGGAGATTTCTCCTGCCATGTACTCTCTGCTTGAACAAGATGGCATGAAAACTGTTTCTCAACATCTGCGCATTGACTACAACAAAAAGATGAACAGACTTATTTTATCAGGTCTTCATACAGAAACTCTTGCCTTCAAAAATTGGGTCCttgagaagaaaataaatatgaaacagaAGTCCTTACAGATTAACTATTCAGTCCTAGAATTTCTAAGATCAGTGGATTGTGATGAAATGTCCAGAGATCTCTTCATATCTCATGGAATAACTGCTGTCTACACAATTGAAAATAGAGGTGTCATTGTGATTGGAAGCACAGAAAGAGCACTTAAAGAGGCAGAGAAGAGGATAAATACAGTTCTTACAACCAAAGTCCTTGTTGTAGAAGATCAGGGTGTCCTTCAAATGCCGGAGTGGCTGAATCTCAAGAAACAACTGGAGAATTTGTTCAGTACTGTCAAAAAGATATCTGTGTTGATAAACCTTTCCAGAAAGAGAGACAAAGTAATAGTGACTGGATACAGAAAACCTGTAATGGAGGTCAGTGAGTACTTAGGACGTTTAATTGAGAAACACACTAGAATCGTAGAAAAAGTTCATGTCAAATCACATGCTGTGGTTGATTTAATTAAAGTCAGAAAATCACAAGACTGGCAGCATTTCATTAAGTCTAAAGAGGTGAAAGTAAGTTTTGATTCAGTGAGACCCTTGATCGAACTGTCTGGAGAGCGTGCATTTGTCCAACAAGCTAGGACCTTCTTTGAAAGGATGGCAGGTGGTCTCTACACGGACACACTGATCTTACAAAAGTCAGGAGCAAAGAAGTATTTCAAAGATCAGGGTAAAATGATGCTCCCAATTCTGTTAAAGGAAAAACGATTTGTGGTGGTTCTTCAGGAAGATGACATGCTGGAAGAGGAGGGTGATTTATTTCAAG CAGAAGAATGGAATCAACGTATGATCAGAAGATTTGGTAAGAAGGTAGAGAATGATAAACGTGTACTTACTGAATTAAaggtaatttaa